One window of the Sulfitobacter alexandrii genome contains the following:
- a CDS encoding ABC transporter permease — protein MNWMAVRSIYLFEMARFFRTIAQSFLAPVISTSLYFVVFGAAIGSRIDEVEGVGYGAFIVPGLIMLTVITQSISNASFGIYFPKFIGTFFELLSAPISFLEIVMGYVGAAATKALIIGFIILLTAFFFVDFSIAHPLAMVAFLLLTTISFALFGFILGIWAGNFEQLQIVPLLIVTPLVFLGGSFYSISMLPPFWQTVSMFNPVVYLISGFRWAFYDKADVPIVTSLLAIGLFTAICLGVIWWIFRTGWRIRQ, from the coding sequence ATGAACTGGATGGCTGTCCGTTCGATCTACCTGTTCGAGATGGCGCGGTTCTTCCGCACCATCGCGCAAAGCTTTCTCGCGCCGGTGATTTCCACCTCTCTCTACTTCGTGGTCTTCGGCGCCGCCATCGGCAGCAGGATCGACGAGGTCGAGGGCGTTGGATACGGCGCCTTCATCGTGCCGGGGCTGATCATGCTCACGGTCATCACGCAGTCGATCTCGAACGCATCTTTCGGGATATACTTCCCCAAGTTCATCGGCACCTTCTTCGAACTGCTCTCTGCACCGATCAGCTTTCTTGAAATCGTCATGGGCTACGTCGGTGCCGCCGCGACGAAGGCGCTCATCATTGGCTTCATCATCCTGCTGACCGCCTTCTTCTTCGTCGATTTCAGCATCGCGCATCCGCTGGCGATGGTGGCGTTCCTGCTGCTGACGACCATCAGTTTCGCGCTTTTCGGTTTCATCCTTGGAATCTGGGCGGGCAACTTCGAACAGTTGCAGATCGTTCCGCTGCTCATCGTCACCCCGCTGGTGTTTCTCGGCGGATCCTTCTACTCCATCTCGATGCTGCCGCCCTTCTGGCAAACGGTGTCGATGTTCAACCCGGTGGTCTACCTCATCTCGGGGTTCCGCTGGGCGTTCTACGACAAGGCGGACGTGCCGATCGTCACCAGCCTGCTGGCAATCGGGCTGTTCACGGCGATCTGCCTCGGCGTGATCTGGTGGATCTTCCGGACCGGGTGGCGCATTCGCCAATAA
- a CDS encoding ABC transporter ATP-binding protein: protein MPNIVEITDLRKSYKGGFQALKGVNLGIEEGEILALLGPNGAGKTTLISTVCGITMPTSGTVTVGGHDILTDYRAARSMIGLVPQEINLEPFEKVINTVRFSRGLFGKSPNDANIEKVLRQLSLWDKKDNQIRELSGGMKRRVLIAKALAHDPRVLFLDEPTAGVDVELRKDMWEIVASLKADGVTIILTTHYIEEAEAIADRVGVIAHGELLLVEEKATLMTRMGQKELEVQLTEPLTDVPEGLRSDALKLSEDGNALIYTYDTNAERTGITKLLADVSAEGLVLRDVVTRQSSLEDIFVNLVKEDAA from the coding sequence ATGCCGAATATCGTAGAAATCACCGACCTGCGCAAATCCTACAAGGGCGGGTTCCAGGCGCTGAAAGGCGTCAACCTCGGGATAGAGGAGGGCGAAATCCTCGCCCTTCTGGGCCCGAACGGCGCGGGAAAGACGACGCTCATCTCGACCGTCTGCGGCATCACGATGCCGACGAGCGGGACGGTCACGGTGGGCGGTCATGACATTCTGACCGACTACCGCGCGGCGCGGTCGATGATCGGGCTGGTGCCGCAGGAGATCAACCTCGAACCGTTCGAGAAGGTCATCAACACCGTGCGTTTCTCGCGCGGGCTCTTCGGCAAGTCGCCCAATGACGCCAACATCGAGAAGGTGCTGCGCCAGCTGTCCCTGTGGGACAAGAAAGACAACCAGATCAGGGAGTTGTCGGGCGGGATGAAGCGCCGTGTGCTGATTGCCAAGGCGCTCGCGCACGATCCGCGCGTTCTGTTCCTGGACGAGCCGACCGCGGGCGTGGACGTGGAGTTGCGCAAGGACATGTGGGAGATCGTCGCCAGCCTGAAGGCCGATGGCGTGACCATCATCCTGACGACCCACTACATCGAGGAAGCGGAAGCGATTGCCGACCGGGTCGGCGTCATCGCCCACGGCGAGCTGCTGCTGGTGGAGGAGAAGGCGACGCTGATGACCCGGATGGGCCAGAAGGAACTGGAAGTGCAGTTGACCGAACCGCTGACCGATGTGCCCGAGGGGCTGCGCTCGGACGCCCTGAAGCTGTCGGAGGACGGTAACGCGCTGATCTACACCTACGATACCAACGCCGAGCGGACCGGGATCACCAAGCTGCTGGCCGACGTTTCAGCCGAGGGGCTGGTATTGCGGGACGTGGTCACGCGCCAATCGAGCCTGGAAGACATCTTCGTCAACCTCGTCAAGGAGGATGCGGCATGA